Sequence from the Elusimicrobiota bacterium genome:
TTTCCCTACAATATTATTTTTTCCGGAAGGATCTACTTTACGATAAAAACAGCTTCTGTAACCCGTATGGCAGGCTGCATCTCCAATTTGTTTAACTTTTATTAAAAGACAGTCGCCGTCGCAATCGTAATAAATTTCTTTTACTTTCTGAAAGTTACCGGACTTTTCGCCTTTTACCCAAAACTTTTTACGCGAACGGCTCCAAAAGGTCGTCTTTTTGTTTTTTATAGTCTTTTTTAACGATTCTTTGTTCATATATGCAACCATTAGCACGGTTCCATCTTTAAAATCCTGAACAATACAAGGGATTAAACCCATTGAATCAAATTTTAACTCTTTAATAAAT
This genomic interval carries:
- the hisI gene encoding phosphoribosyl-AMP cyclohydrolase — protein: MKFIKELKFDSMGLIPCIVQDFKDGTVLMVAYMNKESLKKTIKNKKTTFWSRSRKKFWVKGEKSGNFQKVKEIYYDCDGDCLLIKVKQIGDAACHTGYRSCFYRKVDPSGKNNIVGKKIFDPAKKYKK